From Mobula hypostoma chromosome 27, sMobHyp1.1, whole genome shotgun sequence, a single genomic window includes:
- the LOC134338501 gene encoding hydroxycarboxylic acid receptor 2-like, which produces MGNVAQACSAENVDASYNPPVIIVTFVLGFVTNATALWIFCFHVKTWTPNTVYSLNLAIADSVLICCLPFRADYFVRGKDWIYGDVPCRLKVFMISLNRVGSIIFLMVIAIDRYFKVVHPLHKVNKLPTSCATKIAGALWIAAVAICLHLLIERHDFQHNNVTNCEPFKINHRLGPTAIWTYTVFIVLKFILPFSVIVFSTSSIIWKLKQMETEIRSKYKRAAKLVTAVALVFLLCFLPTNVAVVAVLITKLRTATDCRSYVIAVDIFHNTLFVTYFNSVLDPVIYYFSSSAFKNILKKSFHWLQANHCSSGTDETVTSHPK; this is translated from the coding sequence ATGGGCAACGTGGCCCAGGCTTGCTCGGCTGAAAATGTCGACGCGTCCTATAACCCTCCAGTGATCATTGTAACTTTTGTCCTGGGATTCGTCACGAATGCGACTGCTTTGTGGATCTTCTGCTTCCATGTAAAAACGTGGACACCAAACACCGTCTATTCACTGAATCTGGCGATTGCCGACAGTGTGTTGATTTGCTGTCTACCATTTCGAGCTGATTACTTTGTGCGTGGAAAGGACTGGATTTACGGCGATGTTCCGTGTCGCTTGAAGGTATTTATGATTTCCTTAAACCGCGTCGGCAGCATCATCTTCCTTATGGTCATAGCAATTGATCGCTATTTTAAAGTGGTCCATCCGCtccacaaagttaacaagttGCCCACAAGCTGTGCGACGAAGATCGCCGGTGCCCTGTGGATTGCTGCCGTGGCAATTTGCTTGCATTTGTTGATAGAAAGACATGACTTCCAGCACAACAACGTGACCAACTGTGAGCCCTTCAAGATAAACCACCGACTAGGTCCCACGGCAATCTGGACATACACTGTTTTTATTGTTTTGAAGTTTATTTTACCATTCTCGGTGATCGTGTTTTCCACTTCCAGCATCATTTGGAAGTTGAAACAGATGGAAACGGAAATCAGGAGCAAGTACAAGCGAGCGGCGAAGCTTGTGACAGCTGTGGCGCTGGTCTTCTTGCTCTGCTTCCTGCCCACCAATGTTGCCGTAGTAGCGGTTTTAATCACAAAGCTACGGACTGCAACCGACTGCAGGTCATATGTCATTGCAGTGGATATATTCCATAATACCTTGTTCGTAACATACTTTAACAGTGTGTTAGATCCGGTTATTTACTACTTCTCAAGCTCAGCATTTAAAAATATCTTGAAGAAATCGTTTCATTGGCTTCAAGCAAACCATTGCTCTTCAGGAACGGATGAAACTGTGACAAGTCATCCTAAATAA